The Brachypodium distachyon strain Bd21 chromosome 4, Brachypodium_distachyon_v3.0, whole genome shotgun sequence nucleotide sequence TCGATGCTCCGAGATTCAATGCTCTGAGCTGTAAGCTTTTCTCCATTTTTGTTGCTTTCTGTGTAAAATTAGGGTTGACATAACAATAGAGAAGGATTTGAATTTGGAGAACTGATATGGGTATATATTTACTAGCATTTGTGAAATACAAATTCAGTTATTAGGGGACGCACATTcaggccttgtttggtgttagcgtatttttttagtcactagtgttttggtatttgaggggtttgggtgttcacccaaaactctcaaaaccccaaaaatggagtgttttgtggGGGAAAGCTAGGGATTTAGAGTGAGAAGTGTTCtaatttggtacaaaaatggagtgttttgtggGGGAAAGCTAGGGATAATCCCCTCTAAACCCTtactaccaaacaaccatttggggcttctagtgtttttcaatttggagtggataATACCCTAGAAAACACCCCAAAAACTCTAGTACCAAACAAGCCCTCAGTTGTTGAATCATGTTTTCAGTTCAAGGATTCGATACCTAGTCAAGTTATTGCTCTTACCTAGAATGTGTGGAGCTGTTACTGTATATAATTGATTGCTCTGCTCTTATCTAGTCAAGGCGTCCGCTTATTTATGATGCTAATATTTCTTTTGACTGATATATAAGCAACTGCAACAAATATTTGCCTCATTTTTCTGAGTTCTGAGCATCTTGTAGTTATGAAGAGGCTAAAAAGAGGATGTATGCTCTTAGTACGACAACATATGTTGGGTTTCAAGCTGAAATTACTGAGGAGATGTCAGAAAAATTTCGCGGTGAGAGGATATGATACCTAAACTTGTGTTACACTTGGAATGCTTTGAGATTCTAGACACTGAAGTACCTGCTTGCCTGTTTTGGCATTTTCAACAGGAATGCCTGGAGTTGTTTTCATCTTGCCTGATTCATATCTATATCCAGAGACGAAGGAGTATGGAGGTTTGTTGTATTCTTGTTTTCATTTCCTTGAATTACTGTTCATCATAGTAGCTTTGTATGGTCCTGATCTTATTTGTATGTGTGAATTGGTTCAACAGGAGACAAATATGATAATGGCGTCATAACCCCAAGACCGCCACCTGTTCAATATAGCAAACCGCAAAGGACTGACAGAAATCGCAGCTATGGTGGAAACTACCAGAACAGTCCACCGCGAGGAAATTTCCAAAACAGCCCTCCACCGCGAGGAAATTACCAAAACAGCCCTCCACCACCAGGAAATTACCAGAACAGCCCACCGCCGCAAGGAAACTTCCAAACGTACAGCGCGCATCAAGATAGAAGAGGCTATGCTCCACAGCAGAACTACGCACAAACTGGACAAGACAGTAGAGGTTATGGGAGGAATGATTCTGCAAACCAATCAGGTTACAATGGACCACCTGGTGGTTACCAAGGGCAAGCAAATCAAGCTGGTCAAGGTTACCAGAACCCACAAGAGCACAGAAACTTCTCGCAAGGACAAGCAGGCGATTTTAGGTCTACTGGCACTTCAGCACCTGGAAATTATGGTCAACCGTCTGCACCTGGAACTTACGGGCAACCGTCTGGATCTGCAACTTTTGGGCAACCGTCTGGACCTGGAGCTTACGGGCAACCAGCTGCACCAACAAATCCTGGAGCTAACCAAGGGGGTCCAGGTTATGGTGGAGATAACAGACAAGGGGCAGGACCTGCATATGGAGGAGATAACTTGCAAAGGGGTTCTAGTCAGTATCCTAGCCCAAATGAAGGACAAGGGAATTGGCAGGTATGCAAGCATTTCGCATATGACTTTTACTACTGgtaccagaaaaaaaaattggattgAATTTTAATGTATTGGCACCCATAAATCCTGAATATGCACAATTATGGTGATAGATTGAAGTCAGTGTGGTGACTCTTTTCTCAGATTTGTGGCTTCAACATGTCTCCCTACTTAATGGAATTTTAGACAAGTGAACTAAATATTTTACTAATTATAAGGGCAAGCATGCATATAGCACTAGTTAATCATTTACATGGAAATTAATATGGAGAAATAACAATCAGACCTGGCGCATGCATCAGCCCAAGCAGCTAGAGTAAAGTCATAGTATCTCTCAGTTTCTCTGCAACACTCATTTGGCAGCAGCCAAGACTCAGAGGAGCGTGCGTATGAAATTATGTGTCAGTTTGTTGTAttcttgttttcatttttcttgttaatATACGCATCTTCCTTTGATCTTGCAGGGTAGGCAGTAAGGGCTTGATGCGAGCTTCACCGAAGGACAAGGCAGTAGTTGCTCTACTTGAAATGTAGAAATTTCTACCTGTAAAATAAACGACCGAACTGCTTTACTACATTATGAATGTGtgttgctacttgctacttgcTACCAACAGTCTGGGTAAAGGATTTGATTCTTTTTTGTAGCCATACGTTTGACATTTTTAAAGTCTGGAACGGTCTGTGCTTCTGATGGACGATCCATGTGTTATTTATCTTTGCGATCTATTACAACCGCATTCATTGAAGCTGTAGAATTTTGGCATCAGATCATCGTAGGTGCAATAGACATGCAAGTTGATTCCCGCAATTGCAGCCTCAGGTAATGCTACACTTCTTTGTTGTTTTCAACGAGCCCATTAGTCATCGTTGGTAGAACTCATGTACTCGTATGTGATTTCTGATAAGCACCCTTGACTCGACTTATGCTCATTGACATTCGCTGcagattttcttttgtgaGAGATGCCGTTAAGATGCTTTGATCGATCATATCATTGGGCATCTAAATCCATCGTGGGCTCGAGATTTCTTGAGATTTTGAGGCCCGAGTCAACTCTCAAGATCTATGGAATAAACTTTAGAACCTATCCTTTCCAAACGGGATAATTGTGCCATACGGAACCAAAGGTTGTGTTTGGATTGATTTTGTTTCAGCTTTTCTAGCTTCATGGATATTTTCTTCTATTTTCCTTGCCCTTGACCTTGAAAACTTTGTGGTGGTGTGCATCTGTTAATGCTGAAGTCGGTACTTGCAAGTATTCCTTTTATTCGtctaagaagaaaaaaaaaccattgGGTGATCTATCTTCACATACTTTGTATCTTTAAGATCTTACTACTATAACCATGTGCCTCACAAATATTTCTCGCGTTAATTTATATTCGCTCCTTTTCACTAAAACTGACACATTTTGTTCCGTTTAAGTCAAAGGTTTGACTAgcaattagtactccctccgatccgtccacaaataaatgactgggatttgtatagattcatataaactactccttccgttcaacaaagaatgtctcaattttgattaaatttgaatacatctatatactaaatcatatctagatacattcaaatattgacaaacttgagacatcttttattggacggagagagtacaaagTTATACTAACTACGATTAACCTTTGTGAGAAAGTGGGAGTGCATTGTGATGTCCTGCGTGAAGTTCGATGTCAAACCGAAAAATTCGCTGAAATGCAATTGAATTTTAGCTCGGCCAGAAATACAATTAGAATCATCACATTTCAGGGCGCGGCGGTTTATATCCCGCTTCTAAGCTAACTTTCAAATCTCTAAATCGAACTTTAAAGACTTCTTAAAACTAGCAAGTCAAACAAATTAAAGGGGATAAACAGAATCCCACTCGCATCCATGTCACATTTGGGCGCTCCACTTGAATGCGGCAGCAAGCGGCTGCTCTCATCTGGCCCCTCTCCACTCCACCCCCCACACTATAAATACCAGCAGCGATGTATGTCACACACGCAGCCATAGCGAGATCCATCaatcatatatacatacaaaCATCTCCAAAGTAGTTTAGCAagtgaagaggaagaagaagaagaggggaaggccttgcatggagatggagagcCTCCCTTGATTTTGGTAGCCAAGAATGACTTGCCTATGCTTGCCCTCTGCTAACCAGCTAGCCATGCATGGTAACCAATGGACAAATTTCTTGTGGTT carries:
- the LOC100825539 gene encoding multiple organellar RNA editing factor 9, chloroplastic, with translation MALALRLRRALAAASTSTSAPLLLRPAVSVAASSSRSLLLPAPFVPPLPRPFLPGAAAAAGFRSTAAAAARGDYGRGADENNIGPDEILFEGCDYNHWLITMEFPDPKPSREEMIETFLQTLAQVVGSYEEAKKRMYALSTTTYVGFQAEITEEMSEKFRGMPGVVFILPDSYLYPETKEYGGDKYDNGVITPRPPPVQYSKPQRTDRNRSYGGNYQNSPPRGNFQNSPPPRGNYQNSPPPPGNYQNSPPPQGNFQTYSAHQDRRGYAPQQNYAQTGQDSRGYGRNDSANQSGYNGPPGGYQGQANQAGQGYQNPQEHRNFSQGQAGDFRSTGTSAPGNYGQPSAPGTYGQPSGSATFGQPSGPGAYGQPAAPTNPGANQGGPGYGGDNRQGAGPAYGGDNLQRGSSQYPSPNEGQGNWQGRQ